The following coding sequences are from one Danio rerio strain Tuebingen ecotype United States chromosome 21, GRCz12tu, whole genome shotgun sequence window:
- the LOC141379939 gene encoding uncharacterized protein isoform X1 yields the protein MCFLIPVVTNTRKTREVRCRRNPHNLRSIHVSTISQLSLSVGLWNCQSAVNKADFITSIATYSDYNLMALTETWLRPEDTATHATLSANFSFSHTPRQTGRGGGTGLLISKEWKFTLIPSLPTISSFEFHAVTIIHPFYINVVVIYRPPGKLGHFLDELDVLLSSFSNFATPLLVLGDFNIYVDKPQAADFQTLLASFDLKRAPTSATHKSGNQLDLIYTRHCFTDQTIVTPLQISDHFLLSLNIHITPEPPHTPTLVTFRRNLRSLSPNRLSTIVSDSLPPSRKLTTLDSNSATNTLCSTLASCLDRLCPLASRPACASPPAPWLSDALREHRSKLRATERIWRKTKNPAHLLTYQTLLSSFSAEVTSAKQTYYRLKINNATNPRLLFKTFSSLLYPPPPPASSTLTTDDFATFFYTKTAKISAQFAAPTTNTQDTTPTPHTLTSFSQLSESEVSKLVLSSHATTCPLDPIPTHLLQAISPAVIPTLTHIINTSLDSGLFPTTFKQARVTPLLKKPNLDHTLLENYRPVSLLPFMAKILEKVVFNQVLDFLTQNNLMDNKQSGFKKGHSTETALLSVVEDLRLAKADSKSSVLILLDLSAAFDTVNHQILLSTLESLGVAGTVIQWFRSYLSDRSFRVSWRGEVSNLQHLNTGVPQGSVLGPLLFSIYTSSLGPVIQRHGFSYHCYADDTQLYLSFHPDDPSVPARISACLLDISHWMKDHHLQLNLAKTEMLVVSANPTLHHNFSIQMDGATITASKMVKSLGVTIDDQLNFSDHISRTARSCRFALYNIRKIRPFLSEHAAQLLVQALVLSKLDYCNSLLAGLPANSIKPLQLLQNAAARVVFNEPKRAHVTPLLVRLHWLPVAARIKFKTLMFAYKVTSGLAPSYLHSLLQIYVPSRNLRSVNERRLVVPSQRGKKSLSRTLTLNLPSWWNELPNCIRTAESLAIFKKRLKTQLFSLHFTS from the coding sequence atgtgttttctaattcctgttgttactaacactcgcaaaacacgggaggtacgctgcaggcgtaatcctcacaaccttcgttcaatacatgtatctactatttcacaactctctctctccgtgggcctctggaattgtcaatcagctgttaacaaggctgattttattacctccatagctacatattctgactataatctcatggctctaactgagacctggttgaggccggaggacactgctacacatgctactctttctgctaatttctctttttcccacactcctcgtcagacagggagagggggtgggactggactactaatttccaaagaatggaaatttactctgataccgtccctgccaacaatcagctcctttgaattccatgcagtcaccattatccaccccttctacataaatgtggttgtcatctaccgcccaccaggtaaattaggtcacttcctagatgaactggatgttcttctctcatctttttctaattttgccactcccttattggtgctaggtgacttcaacatttacgttgacaaaccgcaagctgcagactttcagactttgcttgcctcttttgacctaaaaagagcacctacttctgctacccacaaatcaggtaatcagctagaccttatttacacacgacactgcttcactgatcaaacaatagtaactccactacaaatatctgatcatttccttctgtctctcaacatccacattactcctgagccgccacacactcctacactggttacctttcgcagaaacttacgatctctctcacccaatagactatccaccattgtttcagactctcttcctccatctcgcaaactcactacacttgattcgaacagtgccactaatacactctgctccacactagcatcatgtctagaccgattatgtcctcttgcatccaggccagcctgtgccagtcctcctgcaccctggctctcagatgctctccgtgagcatcgctcaaaacttcgggctacggagagaatttggcggaaaactaaaaatcctgcacatctcttaacataccaaactcttctgtcctctttctcagctgaggttacttctgcaaagcagacgtattaccgtctgaaaatcaacaatgccactaatcctcgcctactttttaaaacattttcctccctcctctatcctcctcctccacccgcatcctccacacttactactgatgactttgctacattcttctacaccaaaactgcaaaaatcagtgctcaatttgctgcacctacaacaaacacgcaagatacaacaccaacaccacacacactcacctctttttctcagctctctgagtctgaggtgtccaaacttgtgctatctagccatgcaaccacctgtccactcgatcccattcccactcatctcttgcaagccatctctcctgcagtcataccaacactgactcacataattaacacatctcttgactctggtttattccccactacatttaagcaggctagggtaaccccactgctaaagaaacccaacctggaccatacgctacttgaaaactacagaccagtatccctgcttccattcatggccaagattctggagaaagtagtgttcaatcaagtcctggactttcttactcaaaacaatctcatggacaacaagcaatccggctttaagaaaggccactcaactgagactgccctgctctcggtcgtggaggatctcagactggctaaagcagactctaaatcatcagtcctcattttgctggacttgtcagctgcttttgacactgtcaaccaccagatcctgctatctacgcttgagtcactgggcgttgcgggcactgttatacaatggttcagatcttacctctctgacaggtcattcagggtgtcttggaggggagaggtgtccaacctacagcacctaaacactggggtacctcaaggctctgttcttgggccacttctcttctccatctacacatcatctctaggaccagtcatccagagacatggattctcctaccactgctatgctgatgatacccagctatacctctcttttcatcctgatgatccctcggttccagctcgtatctcagcctgcctgttggatatttcacactggatgaaagatcatcatcttcagctgaacctcgcaaaaacggaaatgcttgtagtttctgccaacccgactctacaccataacttttcaatccagatggatggggcaaccattactgcatccaaaatggtgaaaagccttggagtaacgattgatgaccaactaaacttctctgaccacatttctagaactgctcgatcgtgcagatttgcactctataacatcagaaagatccgacccttcttatctgaacatgcagctcaactccttgttcaagctcttgttctctccaaactggattactgcaactctctactagctgggcttccagctaactctatcaagcctcttcaactgctccagaatgcagcagcacgagttgtcttcaatgaacctaaacgagcacatgtcactccgctgctagtccgtttgcactggctgccagttgctgctcgcatcaaattcaaaactctgatgtttgcctacaaagtgacttctggcctagcaccttcttatctgcactcacttctgcagatctatgtgccctccagaaacttgcgttctgtgaatgaacgtcgcctcgtggttccatcccaaagaggaaaaaaatcactttcgcgaacgctcacgctcaatctgcccagttggtggaatgaactccctaactgcatcagaacagcagagtcactcgctattttcaagaaacgactaaaaactcaactatttagtctccacttcacttcctaa
- the LOC141379939 gene encoding uncharacterized protein isoform X2, which translates to MCFLIPVVTNTRKTREVRCRRNPHNLRSIHVSTISQLSLSVGLWNCQSAVNKADFITSIATYSDYNLMALTETWLRPEDTATHATLSANFSFSHTPRQTGRGGGTGLLISKEWKFTLIPSLPTISSFEFHAVTIIHPFYINVVVIYRPPGDFNIYVDKPQAADFQTLLASFDLKRAPTSATHKSGNQLDLIYTRHCFTDQTIVTPLQISDHFLLSLNIHITPEPPHTPTLVTFRRNLRSLSPNRLSTIVSDSLPPSRKLTTLDSNSATNTLCSTLASCLDRLCPLASRPACASPPAPWLSDALREHRSKLRATERIWRKTKNPAHLLTYQTLLSSFSAEVTSAKQTYYRLKINNATNPRLLFKTFSSLLYPPPPPASSTLTTDDFATFFYTKTAKISAQFAAPTTNTQDTTPTPHTLTSFSQLSESEVSKLVLSSHATTCPLDPIPTHLLQAISPAVIPTLTHIINTSLDSGLFPTTFKQARVTPLLKKPNLDHTLLENYRPVSLLPFMAKILEKVVFNQVLDFLTQNNLMDNKQSGFKKGHSTETALLSVVEDLRLAKADSKSSVLILLDLSAAFDTVNHQILLSTLESLGVAGTVIQWFRSYLSDRSFRVSWRGEVSNLQHLNTGVPQGSVLGPLLFSIYTSSLGPVIQRHGFSYHCYADDTQLYLSFHPDDPSVPARISACLLDISHWMKDHHLQLNLAKTEMLVVSANPTLHHNFSIQMDGATITASKMVKSLGVTIDDQLNFSDHISRTARSCRFALYNIRKIRPFLSEHAAQLLVQALVLSKLDYCNSLLAGLPANSIKPLQLLQNAAARVVFNEPKRAHVTPLLVRLHWLPVAARIKFKTLMFAYKVTSGLAPSYLHSLLQIYVPSRNLRSVNERRLVVPSQRGKKSLSRTLTLNLPSWWNELPNCIRTAESLAIFKKRLKTQLFSLHFTS; encoded by the exons atgtgttttctaattcctgttgttactaacactcgcaaaacacgggaggtacgctgcaggcgtaatcctcacaaccttcgttcaatacatgtatctactatttcacaactctctctctccgtgggcctctggaattgtcaatcagctgttaacaaggctgattttattacctccatagctacatattctgactataatctcatggctctaactgagacctggttgaggccggaggacactgctacacatgctactctttctgctaatttctctttttcccacactcctcgtcagacagggagagggggtgggactggactactaatttccaaagaatggaaatttactctgataccgtccctgccaacaatcagctcctttgaattccatgcagtcaccattatccaccccttctacataaatgtggttgtcatctaccgcccaccag gtgacttcaacatttacgttgacaaaccgcaagctgcagactttcagactttgcttgcctcttttgacctaaaaagagcacctacttctgctacccacaaatcaggtaatcagctagaccttatttacacacgacactgcttcactgatcaaacaatagtaactccactacaaatatctgatcatttccttctgtctctcaacatccacattactcctgagccgccacacactcctacactggttacctttcgcagaaacttacgatctctctcacccaatagactatccaccattgtttcagactctcttcctccatctcgcaaactcactacacttgattcgaacagtgccactaatacactctgctccacactagcatcatgtctagaccgattatgtcctcttgcatccaggccagcctgtgccagtcctcctgcaccctggctctcagatgctctccgtgagcatcgctcaaaacttcgggctacggagagaatttggcggaaaactaaaaatcctgcacatctcttaacataccaaactcttctgtcctctttctcagctgaggttacttctgcaaagcagacgtattaccgtctgaaaatcaacaatgccactaatcctcgcctactttttaaaacattttcctccctcctctatcctcctcctccacccgcatcctccacacttactactgatgactttgctacattcttctacaccaaaactgcaaaaatcagtgctcaatttgctgcacctacaacaaacacgcaagatacaacaccaacaccacacacactcacctctttttctcagctctctgagtctgaggtgtccaaacttgtgctatctagccatgcaaccacctgtccactcgatcccattcccactcatctcttgcaagccatctctcctgcagtcataccaacactgactcacataattaacacatctcttgactctggtttattccccactacatttaagcaggctagggtaaccccactgctaaagaaacccaacctggaccatacgctacttgaaaactacagaccagtatccctgcttccattcatggccaagattctggagaaagtagtgttcaatcaagtcctggactttcttactcaaaacaatctcatggacaacaagcaatccggctttaagaaaggccactcaactgagactgccctgctctcggtcgtggaggatctcagactggctaaagcagactctaaatcatcagtcctcattttgctggacttgtcagctgcttttgacactgtcaaccaccagatcctgctatctacgcttgagtcactgggcgttgcgggcactgttatacaatggttcagatcttacctctctgacaggtcattcagggtgtcttggaggggagaggtgtccaacctacagcacctaaacactggggtacctcaaggctctgttcttgggccacttctcttctccatctacacatcatctctaggaccagtcatccagagacatggattctcctaccactgctatgctgatgatacccagctatacctctcttttcatcctgatgatccctcggttccagctcgtatctcagcctgcctgttggatatttcacactggatgaaagatcatcatcttcagctgaacctcgcaaaaacggaaatgcttgtagtttctgccaacccgactctacaccataacttttcaatccagatggatggggcaaccattactgcatccaaaatggtgaaaagccttggagtaacgattgatgaccaactaaacttctctgaccacatttctagaactgctcgatcgtgcagatttgcactctataacatcagaaagatccgacccttcttatctgaacatgcagctcaactccttgttcaagctcttgttctctccaaactggattactgcaactctctactagctgggcttccagctaactctatcaagcctcttcaactgctccagaatgcagcagcacgagttgtcttcaatgaacctaaacgagcacatgtcactccgctgctagtccgtttgcactggctgccagttgctgctcgcatcaaattcaaaactctgatgtttgcctacaaagtgacttctggcctagcaccttcttatctgcactcacttctgcagatctatgtgccctccagaaacttgcgttctgtgaatgaacgtcgcctcgtggttccatcccaaagaggaaaaaaatcactttcgcgaacgctcacgctcaatctgcccagttggtggaatgaactccctaactgcatcagaacagcagagtcactcgctattttcaagaaacgactaaaaactcaactatttagtctccacttcacttcctaa